The DNA window GGACGCGGGTTGGATTGAATCCGTTGCGTCCGAGCGTCGCCGCCAGCGCCATCGAAAAACAACCGGCGTGGGCCGCACCGATCAGCTCTTCAGGGTTGGTGCCCGTGCCTTCTTCAAAGCGCGAGGCGAACGAGTATTGGCCTTCAAACGCGCCGCTGCCCAGCGCGATGCTGCCTTGGCCTTTTTGCAGGTCGCCGTTCCAAACGGCTTTTGCAGTGCGAACTGCCATAACGTTGTTCCTCCTCACAAATTGAGCGGTTGTTAGTTTGCCTGTGCGATAGCGCGCACGCCGTCGAGCAGGCGTTCGATTTCTTCCGCCGTAGTGTAGCAAGCGCAGCCCGCCCGTACCACGCCATGCTCAGTCTGGCCCAATCGTTCGATCACGGTCATGGCATAAAAGTCACCGTGCGAAGTAAAGACGCCGCGTTCAACCAGTTGTTTGGTGACCTCTTCCGCCGGAATGCCGTTGACGATGAACGAGACGGTCGGTGTGCGCGCTTCGTCAGGGCCAGGGCCAAAGACGGTCACGCCAGGAATCGCGTGCAAGCCGTCCCACAACCGTGTCAGCAAGGCGTGACCGCGCGCGTGCAGCGCGGCGAAACTGCTGACCAAGCGTTCACGCCGCGTTGCGCCTTCCGCAAAACCTTCGGCAAAACCTTCAGCAAAAGAAGCCACGAAGTTGACCGCCGCCGCCGCGCCGCAGATGCCTTCGTGATTTTGCGTGCCGGTTTCCAAGCGGTCGGGCGCTTCGTTGGGCGAAGGTTCGAGTTTGGGCACATCGAGCGTTTCGAGCAATTCGTGTTTGCCATACAGCACGCCGATGTGCGGGCCGTAAAACTTGTAAGCCGAACAGGCCAGGAAATCGCAATCCAGGTCTCGCACGTCCACCAACTCGTGCGGCGCGTAATGCACGGCGTCCACGTAAACGAGCGCGCCCACGGCATGCGCCAATTCAACCGCGCGTTTGATGTCGTTGATGGTGCCCAGCGCATTGGAGGCCGCGCCGATGGCGAGGACTTTGGTTTTGTCGTTGAGCTTGCTGGCGAGATCGTCCCAATCGAGTTGGCCCGTCTCAGTCAGCATCCGCACGGTGCGAATCGTCACGCCGCGCTCTTTTGCCAACGCCTGCCAAGGCGCGTTGTTGGCGTGGTGATCGAGTTCGGTGATGACGATCTCGTCGCCAGGGCCGAACCCTCTGCCTAAGGCGCGCGCGATGTGAAAAGTGATCGTCGTCATGTTCGCGCCGAATGAAACTTCGTCAGGCGCGCAGTTGAAAAAGTCGGCCAGTGTCTGGCGCGCTTTGGCGATCAACTCGTCTGTTTCGGCGCTCGTCGGATAGGCCCAATGCGTGTTGGCGTTGTGATGGAAGAGATAATCGCTCATCGCCTCGGCGACTTGCCGGGGGACTTGCGTGCCGCCGGGGCCATCGAAATAAGCGACGGGGAAGCCGTTGTGCTGG is part of the Acidobacteriota bacterium genome and encodes:
- a CDS encoding cysteine desulfurase-like protein, with translation MSNPTSSVASTEAIRAYFPALQRQHNGFPVAYFDGPGGTQVPRQVAEAMSDYLFHHNANTHWAYPTSAETDELIAKARQTLADFFNCAPDEVSFGANMTTITFHIARALGRGFGPGDEIVITELDHHANNAPWQALAKERGVTIRTVRMLTETGQLDWDDLASKLNDKTKVLAIGAASNALGTINDIKRAVELAHAVGALVYVDAVHYAPHELVDVRDLDCDFLACSAYKFYGPHIGVLYGKHELLETLDVPKLEPSPNEAPDRLETGTQNHEGICGAAAAVNFVASFAEGFAEGFAEGATRRERLVSSFAALHARGHALLTRLWDGLHAIPGVTVFGPGPDEARTPTVSFIVNGIPAEEVTKQLVERGVFTSHGDFYAMTVIERLGQTEHGVVRAGCACYTTAEEIERLLDGVRAIAQAN
- a CDS encoding OsmC family protein, which translates into the protein MAVRTAKAVWNGDLQKGQGSIALGSGAFEGQYSFASRFEEGTGTNPEELIGAAHAGCFSMALAATLGRNGFNPTRVQTEAKVHLIKNGTGFVISAIDLETEAEIPDIENDKFQELAETAKQTCPVSRALTGVTIKLNARLV